The Anopheles moucheti chromosome 3, idAnoMoucSN_F20_07, whole genome shotgun sequence genome contains the following window.
acTGTCATTCGGTAGCCAGATTCTTTAACATGACCAATAGGAATTGTGAATTTGACAAGACAAAACACGTCGCCATCATCAGCGGCGAAATTAGCTCTGCCTATGGTAATTGTGCAAATGATGTACAATAACCTTCACTGCAAACACTTCCTAATCTCCTTGCTTTCAGGTGATGAGTGCCAAATATTGCTCAAAGGGTTTCTACAAAATCCGTTCGTGATGAAACtcaaaaatgagaaaaatcaGACAATTATCCTCATGTTTCACAGTTAAACACAGTGGCGTATGGATATTTTTAGATAGATAGCCCGCATGGGATTTGCCTTCTATGCGAGAGCAAACGCCTTCACACGCGCGCGCTTTATCTTTCCatttatgtatatttataGTTAATGTATATACTATAAGAAATTTAGCTCGCTACATACCTCAGCTTCTTGCTTTGCCGTTTCTCTTTCCCTTAACAGAAAGACGAACCTGTGCTTAGAGGAATTCAAAGACTTCGCCAGAGTGTAAATAGCTGCAAACACACATGTACGATAGTAACCATTACTTCTGCTCAGCACACTCATCCTCATCTGTTACAGTAACGTTTATTATCCTTAATCTTAATATatgtcgttttttgtttgcgtaaTTAATAATAtactattttaaaacaattaagaCGGCAATTCCtgatttccattccatttctttcCACCACACTCATGCATGCGAATAATACACGATCATATGTGAATGTTTGCGGTGCGCACATGCCACAGTTTGGTGTAGCGGTTGTCGATTTTACGATCATAGAAAGGATATTTAAAAGAATAAGTAGTTTGGTAACACGGCAAAATTCTCCTCAACCTCAAGTGAAATAGCTATCCTGAACACTGAGAAGCCTAATTTTTGTCTCTTCTTCGCTCTTAGAACGAGAGCAAACAATTCTATTGCACCATAGGCATTAGCTGGATGTTCAGAAGCAATAGTAATGGGTGGTGTGTTACTCAACACATATGTTGCGCGTTCAGTTAAGTGTGTAGTATATTAACGCGGAATTACAGAGATGCAGAGCGCGGTATACAAAATTTTGGGAGAAAAGGAAATCCAACACAAATCATACATCtgtaattttttgttgttttctagCGTACAACCAGTAAACCCCGTTTTTGCCCATGCTATTATTCCTTTTTCTAGATTTATCTCTCCCGTTGAGGAAATATGCAAATATACTTCATTGTTCATTTGAACCTAGTGTTTTACGCAGCTGATATTCCGCTACTCTACTTACTGTTACAATAGCGATGCTTTGCTGTAATAATGAGCCAATGCACTTCGATTGCTCTTATCCGTACGGTTCGCGGATATGTGTAGAGATGGGTGCATTGGATTTTACATTTGTCACTGAGACACAGACGGACTCTTTTTTCCTCCATCCTGGCCACCGGTACCGGAATTGTTTACagcgccaccaccacctccccTATCAACCTGCCAGGAAGTTGGGCCACCGCTCATGGGGCCACCATCGTTGtggccgccgccgccgcctcCGCCACCAAATGCATTGTGACCGTCGTGCTCGAGATTGTTGGCAGCGTCGTATTGCGTATTTTCAAGCCTAGTGATCAATCGTTCATCTTCGTCACCAAACTCACCGCCCATTAGAGATGGTTCCCCAACCACCATGACATCCTTTGCACAATCCGACGCGATGAGATCGCAATAACGGCGAATAGCGGCGAAATTCAGCGGtgaaaagtaaagaaaaacataggTATTAGAATTATGTTGTAAATTTGTAGTTCTCTATTCCATATATTCTTTTACGTTCTCTAAACAGCTAATCAGCCGCCGAGAAAGTTTAAGTTCTAAGAAAGCTTTTATAAATCGAGAAAATCAACTCACTACCTGAGACGCCAGCGAGAAATTTGGACCAGGTGAACGTTTTTTGCTGGGAACTTGTGGACCTGCGTTACCTGCTCCCGCTCCAGAACTGGAGCCCTTACGTTTCCGTCTTTTGTTTGCTGGTCGTTGTGCATCTAGATATTCAGATGTGCAGTGATTTTTCAGATATACCGTCAAATCGAGAAGAATACAATATACACAATATTAGAAATTAATATTCATGAAATGGTATGTTGTTAGTGTACGATTGCAAGAACGGAACATTTGTCAAGCTCTCTGCAGGTAGACCAGGAAGCTTTTAATAATTCACGAGAtgtgtgaaacaaaaaaaataataacaaacaaacgtcaaaCGGTAATATGTTAAACTAGGTCATAATTCACAAGCCGTCACTGGCACATTATAATGGACTTGACACATTAATGGACATTATAATGGACACAGACTATGGACAAAGAAGTACCTCCTTTCTTACCCGGCGGTGCGACCATCCGTTGCCACTTTTGGAACAATGTCGTTTTCAAACAATCCCGTGGGCTCAGCGCATATGCTTTATGTCTGGACATCAGTTCCTGCATCGGTTCCAGTATCACACACAACTGATGATTTTGATTGCCAACGGGTATTGCCAATGGTAATTGTAGATGATGCCATCAAATGTAAAGTAAAAAGAACAATGAAAAAATACGTAAAATGTACAGAATAGAATAAGAGCGTACTACCACCATTTGTCACCAAATAGTGTGAACTTTAAAGGAAGAAGGATAACTAAAGTATAGTGTGTTGAATAAGGATTGTTGCCATTTCAATGAAGATATTGATCGTAAAGGCAATTATGTCGATAGGGGGTGTTCATTAAAAACATCACCACTCACGCGCAGATAATTTAATGTTGAATTGGTGATTCCTTGTCTAGTGATGTTCTTCGACAGTTGCTCAAGCATTGCAGGATCCGGCTGAGGACTATGGAGTGCAATTACTGACCGCGGTATCAGTTCTCGATGGGTTCGAACTGCCATGTGCCATGATTTTATCCGCATTAAATCATCAAATGTGAATTCCAGAATCAGCCTTCCTTCAGTGAGTACCTGAGGGGAAAGTAGAATAAATTAGTCTTCTGTTTTCATCCGGAAATGTTGAGCGATTAAACTATAAATTTGAAATGATATATCGACAGACAGAACATGTCTCGGTGTCTTACACACCCACACGATAGCTAATGCATAATGCTAACTTTAATGCTATGATCCTTAGAGTAAGGCACACAATATCTTACCTTGGTGTACATCGGTTTCCCGTGGATCGTTTCCATAGTGCATTGATCACAATCTAGTGTAATTGATGTGTTGTGAAACGATTCCTTCGAATGCCGTAAGTTAAAGTACAACTCTGTCACACCCCCTTCGAAAATACTTCGAAAATATCGTGGGATTAATGTGCGTCCTATAGCTGCAATATTAAagtcaatgttttttttataataacgTGTCACGCTTGAGATTGTATTGCGGTATATGCTCACTATATCTTTTTGGTCCATCCTCCAAACAAAATGTTAAAGTTAATGTAGCGTCATCTTCGAAAAACTCATTTGCAAATGAGTCCCACCAACAATTATCACTTTCCTGAGCAGA
Protein-coding sequences here:
- the LOC128301520 gene encoding LIM domain-binding protein 1 isoform X3, which translates into the protein MIGLSRRGVNAGPSLSLPSTLEDSTNNWKGTPSGPTDPSQQGGGPGGAGGPGGPGVAGNGGPGGPGGPGGQGPGVNSFGGPGGANFGGPVFPAAGQGSPAGGSASNSYQNLPPGTGSNTPQYTASPAPSGSSTPGPGPPQNVGSGFPPPNAGGPTGPGGPYNGPVGGGPVAVGPFSSPSANGPQFGRPGSSGSAFGSGPHFTSPSGPGNFGGPQFGIPPGSPFGHGPNGSNMGGPMGQGHLMGGPQPVDRMDQSQLNVPRRHAYFGQPDYRIYELNKRLQQRTEESDNCWWDSFANEFFEDDATLTLTFCLEDGPKRYTIGRTLIPRYFRSIFEGGVTELYFNLRHSKESFHNTSITLDCDQCTMETIHGKPMYTKVLTEGRLILEFTFDDLMRIKSWHMAVRTHRELIPRSVIALHSPQPDPAMLEQLSKNITRQGITNSTLNYLRLCVILEPMQELMSRHKAYALSPRDCLKTTLFQKWQRMVAPPDAQRPANKRRKRKGSSSGAGAGNAGPQVPSKKRSPGPNFSLASQVDVMVVGEPSLMGGEFGDEDERLITRLENTQYDAANNLEHDGHNAFGGGGGGGGHNDGGPMSGGPTSWQVDRGGGGGAVNNSGTGGQDGGKKSPSVSQ
- the LOC128301520 gene encoding LIM domain-binding protein 1 isoform X4: MIGLSRRGVNAGPSLSLPSTLEDSTNNWKGTPSGPTDPSQQGGGPGGAGGPGGPGVAGNGGPGGPGGPGGQGPGVNSFGGPGGANFGGPVFPAAGQGSPAGGSASNSYQNLPPGTGSNTPQYTASPAPSGSSTPGPGPPQNVGSGFPPPNAGGPTGPGGPYNGPVGGGPVAVGPFSSPSANGPQFGRPGSSGSAFGSGPHFTSPSGPGNFGGPQFGIPPGSPFGHGPNGSNMGGPMGQGHLMGGPQPVDRMDQSQLNVPRRHAYFGQPDYRIYELNKRLQQRTEESDNCWWDSFANEFFEDDATLTLTFCLEDGPKRYTIGRTLIPRYFRSIFEGGVTELYFNLRHSKESFHNTSITLDCDQCTMETIHGKPMYTKVLTEGRLILEFTFDDLMRIKSWHMAVRTHRELIPRSVIALHSPQPDPAMLEQLSKNITRQGITNSTLNYLRLCVILEPMQELMSRHKAYALSPRDCLKTTLFQKWQRMVAPPDAQRPANKRRKRKGSSSGAGAGNAGPQVPSKKRSPGPNFSLASQDVMVVGEPSLMGGEFGDEDERLITRLENTQYDAANNLEHDGHNAFGGGGGGGGHNDGGPMSGGPTSWQVDRGGGGGAVNNSGTGGQDGGKKSPSVSQ
- the LOC128301520 gene encoding LIM domain-binding protein 1 isoform X2 — protein: MIGLSRRGVNAGPSLSLPSTLEDSTNNWKGTPSGPTDPSQQGGGPGGAGGPGGPGVAGNGGPGGPGGPGGQGPGVNSFGGPGGANFGGPVFPAAGQGSPAGGSASNSYQNLPPGTGSNTPQYTASPAPSGSSTPGPGPPQNVGSGFPPPNAGGPTGPGGPYNGPVGGGPVAVGPFSSPSANGPQFGRPGSSGSAFGSGPHFTSPSGPGNFGGPQFGIPPGSPFGHGPNGSNMGGPMGQGHLMGGPQPVDRMDQSQLNVPRRHAYFGQPDYRIYELNKRLQQRTEESDNCWWDSFANEFFEDDATLTLTFCLEDGPKRYTIGRTLIPRYFRSIFEGGVTELYFNLRHSKESFHNTSITLDCDQCTMETIHGKPMYTKVLTEGRLILEFTFDDLMRIKSWHMAVRTHRELIPRSVIALHSPQPDPAMLEQLSKNITRQGITNSTLNYLRLCVILEPMQELMSRHKAYALSPRDCLKTTLFQKWQRMVAPPGKKGDAQRPANKRRKRKGSSSGAGAGNAGPQVPSKKRSPGPNFSLASQDVMVVGEPSLMGGEFGDEDERLITRLENTQYDAANNLEHDGHNAFGGGGGGGGHNDGGPMSGGPTSWQVDRGGGGGAVNNSGTGGQDGGKKSPSVSQ
- the LOC128301520 gene encoding LIM domain-binding protein 1 isoform X1 → MIGLSRRGVNAGPSLSLPSTLEDSTNNWKGTPSGPTDPSQQGGGPGGAGGPGGPGVAGNGGPGGPGGPGGQGPGVNSFGGPGGANFGGPVFPAAGQGSPAGGSASNSYQNLPPGTGSNTPQYTASPAPSGSSTPGPGPPQNVGSGFPPPNAGGPTGPGGPYNGPVGGGPVAVGPFSSPSANGPQFGRPGSSGSAFGSGPHFTSPSGPGNFGGPQFGIPPGSPFGHGPNGSNMGGPMGQGHLMGGPQPVDRMDQSQLNVPRRHAYFGQPDYRIYELNKRLQQRTEESDNCWWDSFANEFFEDDATLTLTFCLEDGPKRYTIGRTLIPRYFRSIFEGGVTELYFNLRHSKESFHNTSITLDCDQCTMETIHGKPMYTKVLTEGRLILEFTFDDLMRIKSWHMAVRTHRELIPRSVIALHSPQPDPAMLEQLSKNITRQGITNSTLNYLRLCVILEPMQELMSRHKAYALSPRDCLKTTLFQKWQRMVAPPGKKGDAQRPANKRRKRKGSSSGAGAGNAGPQVPSKKRSPGPNFSLASQVDVMVVGEPSLMGGEFGDEDERLITRLENTQYDAANNLEHDGHNAFGGGGGGGGHNDGGPMSGGPTSWQVDRGGGGGAVNNSGTGGQDGGKKSPSVSQ